TCGAGGTCGATGGGGCCGACCACCCGCTCCGTGCCTTCGCGCAGGACGGTGAAATTGTCGCCGCCGTCCGCCAGGAAGCTGTTGACCACGACCCGGTAGCGCCCGTCCGGCCGCACGGGGGTGCCGTCTTCGAGGAAGATCTCCTCCGGGTCGACCCGGTCCCCCACGGGGCGCTCGGCATGCCACGTGTAACGCAGCCCGGCGATCTGCAGCATACGGGGCGAGGGCTGATCGATCCACTGCTGCTCCAGCAGCCGCTCGATCTGCTCGCCGGTCAGCGTCATGGCCACCAGGTAGTTGTTGAAGGGCTGCACCGTGTACAGCTCACCCCAGGTCAGCTCGCCCGCCTCCAGGTCGGCCCGGATGCCGCCCGGGTTCATGAAGGCGATGGGGACCCCCATCCGCCAGCGCTGGGCATCGGCGATGAGGTTGCCGAGCGGCGACTCGCCGGCCTCGCTTTGCTGGCGCACCAGGCGACCGTCCGCGGTGGCGATGACCCGCTGCACCCGCGGGGCGACTTGCTGCGCGTAGCGCTCCACCAGGCCCTGGATCACCGGATCCGGCACGATGCCGGGGGCGTCGACGACGGTGTCCACGATCTCGGCCCGCTTGGCGATGACGTCCTTGTAGGTGCGGTCGATGACCAGGTCGACGTCGGCCAGGGCCGTGCCGCTGGAGCAGGCCTGGGTGACCAGCTTGCTGCCCACCAGGCCCTGGTAGCACTGATGCGAGTGAGCCGACAGCACGACGTCGACCTCGTCGTCCATGCCGAAGACCAGCGGCACGATGGCGCCGCTCACCTGGCCGTCACGGCTGCCCGTGCCACCCTCGTGGATGAGGACGACGATGGTCTCGACCCCCTGCCGCTTGAGCTCCTGGACGTAGCGGTTGACGGTCTCGACCTCGTCGAGGAAGGCCAGGCCCTGCACCCCGCTGGCCGTCACGATGGTGGGGGTCACCTTGGTGATGACGCCGATGAAGCCGATGGGCACGCCCTGCACCCACCGGATGGCGTAGGGGGGCAACACGGGCTCCTGCGTGTCGGCCCAGACCACGTTGGCCGCCAGGTACTGGATGCGGGTCCCGTCATAGCAGCCCGTGGCGGGGTGGCAGCCCCCATACTGCAGGCGCAAGAGCTCCCGGATACCCTCGTCGAGCTCGTGGTTGCCCACCGTCCCGTACTCGAAGCCCATGGTCTCCAACACGGTCAGGGTGGGCTCGTCCTGCAGGAGGGCCGAGATGGGAGGGCTGGCGCCGATGACGTCGCCGACGTGCACCTTGATGGTGACCGCACCGTCCTGCTCTCGGGCCTGTTGCGCTCGAGCCTCGAGATAGGCCGCCAGGACGGCGGCGCCACCCATGGGCCGGCCCGAGACCATCCGGCTCTCGAGCTGGCCGTGGAAGTCATTGATGGCCAGGATCTGCACGTGCAGCGGTTCCTCGGCCAGCACGACCCCCGGAGGTACAGCGAGGGCCGACAACGACAACAGCCACGACGCGACGAGGACCGCCCATCTGCGAGCGGCGGCCCGGCTGGCGAAGCCCCGAAGCGACAACTCCCTCACCCCTCCCGGGCGCGAGCCGCGGGCGGACGCCCACCCGTGACCCGGCGTCTCGTGTCGAGCGCCTGGCCTTCTTCGAGGGGATGGGATGGCCTTCCTGCCCCTCCCGCGGGGCGGTGCGAGGGGTCGCTAGTAGGAGCGATGCTCGCTACCGGAGAGCAGCCGCCGGACGTTGGACTGGTGGCGCCAGGCGATGATGAGCACCATCAGGACCCCGCCGGCCACCACCGGCCAGTCGCGAAACGCCAGCCACAGCCAGACCGGGGCCGTGGAGGCGCTGATGATGGACCCCAACGAGACGTAGCGGGTCGCGAGCACGACACCGGCCCAGATGGCGACCATCGCCACCGCGACCGGCACCGAGATGACGGCCACCGCCCCGAGGCCGGTGGCCACGCCCTTGCCACCCGAGAACCGCAAGAAGACCGGCCACGAATGCCCGATGACGGCCAACAGCCCGCCGGCCACGGCACCCTGCACGCCGAGCAGCCGCAGCCCGACCCACGCCGCGACGGCCCCCTTGGCCACGTCGCCGGCCAGCACGAGCGCCCCGGCGCGGGCGCCCATCACGCGGGTCACGTTGGTAGCACCCACGTTGCCGCTCCCGTAGCGCCGGATGTCGAGTCGGCCCAGCCATCGCGCCACGCTGTACCCCACCGGCACCGAACCGACCAGGTACGCCACCAGCAAGACGACGCCCCACCGCAGGGCCGTCTCCCATCCCGGCGCCAGTTCCACTGCCAATTCCTCACAAGCCCCCCGGCCAGTCTAGCACAACCGGCGGGCCGGTGGGACGCCGCGGGCGGTACTCGCTGTCAACTGGCCCGGATCTCCTGGCGCATGAAGGCGATGTAGGCGACCATGAAGCAGATGAGCATGGCGGCCGCCAGGGCCGTCAGATGGGGCCAGATGAGCAACAGGCTCTGGCCCAGGGGCAGCGGCGCTCCCGGCACCGCCCCGATCACCTGCTCCAGGAGCAACGGGC
This genomic interval from Limnochorda sp. LNt contains the following:
- a CDS encoding bifunctional metallophosphatase/5'-nucleotidase: MRELSLRGFASRAAARRWAVLVASWLLSLSALAVPPGVVLAEEPLHVQILAINDFHGQLESRMVSGRPMGGAAVLAAYLEARAQQAREQDGAVTIKVHVGDVIGASPPISALLQDEPTLTVLETMGFEYGTVGNHELDEGIRELLRLQYGGCHPATGCYDGTRIQYLAANVVWADTQEPVLPPYAIRWVQGVPIGFIGVITKVTPTIVTASGVQGLAFLDEVETVNRYVQELKRQGVETIVVLIHEGGTGSRDGQVSGAIVPLVFGMDDEVDVVLSAHSHQCYQGLVGSKLVTQACSSGTALADVDLVIDRTYKDVIAKRAEIVDTVVDAPGIVPDPVIQGLVERYAQQVAPRVQRVIATADGRLVRQQSEAGESPLGNLIADAQRWRMGVPIAFMNPGGIRADLEAGELTWGELYTVQPFNNYLVAMTLTGEQIERLLEQQWIDQPSPRMLQIAGLRYTWHAERPVGDRVDPEEIFLEDGTPVRPDGRYRVVVNSFLADGGDNFTVLREGTERVVGPIDLDAFVEYLQQLPQPVSARIEGRIRRVP
- the plsY gene encoding glycerol-3-phosphate 1-O-acyltransferase PlsY, which codes for MELAPGWETALRWGVVLLVAYLVGSVPVGYSVARWLGRLDIRRYGSGNVGATNVTRVMGARAGALVLAGDVAKGAVAAWVGLRLLGVQGAVAGGLLAVIGHSWPVFLRFSGGKGVATGLGAVAVISVPVAVAMVAIWAGVVLATRYVSLGSIISASTAPVWLWLAFRDWPVVAGGVLMVLIIAWRHQSNVRRLLSGSEHRSY